A window from Bordetella petrii encodes these proteins:
- a CDS encoding carbohydrate ABC transporter permease — MDKRGSAWRAAFLALYLLFAILPLYWMLNMSFKTNTEIVSTLTLWPSHFTLEHYRTIFTDPAWYSGYINSLIYVAINTVVSLAVALPAAYAFSRYRFIGDRHVFFWLLTNRMTPPAVFLLPFFQLYSSLGLMDTHLAVALAHLVFNVPLAVWILEGFMSGVPREIDETAYVDGYSFPRFFLTIFLPLIKSGVGVAAFFCFMFSWVELLLARTLTSVNAKPIVATMTRTVSASGMDWGVLAAAGVLTIVPGGIVIWFVRHYIAKGFAMGRV, encoded by the coding sequence ATGGATAAGCGGGGCTCGGCCTGGCGCGCGGCCTTCCTGGCGCTGTACCTGCTGTTCGCCATCCTGCCGCTGTACTGGATGCTGAACATGTCGTTCAAGACCAATACCGAGATCGTCAGCACGCTGACGCTGTGGCCCAGCCATTTCACGCTGGAGCACTACCGCACCATTTTCACCGACCCGGCCTGGTATTCGGGCTACATCAATTCGCTGATCTACGTGGCCATCAACACGGTGGTGTCGCTGGCCGTGGCGCTGCCGGCCGCCTACGCGTTCTCGCGCTACCGCTTCATCGGCGACCGGCACGTGTTCTTCTGGCTGCTGACCAACCGCATGACGCCGCCCGCCGTGTTCCTGCTGCCGTTCTTCCAGCTGTACAGCTCGCTGGGGCTGATGGACACGCACCTGGCGGTGGCGCTGGCTCACCTGGTGTTCAACGTGCCGCTGGCGGTCTGGATACTGGAAGGCTTCATGTCGGGTGTGCCGCGCGAGATCGATGAAACCGCCTATGTAGACGGTTATTCGTTCCCGCGGTTTTTCCTGACGATTTTCCTGCCGCTGATCAAGTCGGGCGTGGGCGTGGCGGCTTTCTTCTGCTTCATGTTCAGCTGGGTCGAGCTGCTGCTGGCGCGCACGCTGACTTCGGTGAACGCCAAGCCCATCGTGGCCACCATGACCCGCACGGTATCGGCCTCGGGCATGGACTGGGGCGTGCTGGCTGCGGCGGGCGTGCTGACCATCGTGCCCGGCGGCATTGTCATCTGGTTCGTGCGGCATTACATCGCGAAAGGCTTCGCGATGGGCCGGGTATAG
- a CDS encoding DUF2160 domain-containing protein, whose amino-acid sequence MFQWMVWTTPVAVFFICIVLMLAGMTVWELKSPTRLRKGFLPIATTRGDRLFIGLMAAAWVNLAYVGLGEKMMDWFTLDDPPTVWISFAASMLLLAWIMRKG is encoded by the coding sequence ATGTTCCAGTGGATGGTATGGACGACGCCGGTGGCGGTGTTCTTCATCTGCATCGTGCTGATGCTGGCGGGCATGACGGTGTGGGAACTGAAATCGCCCACGCGGCTGCGCAAGGGCTTCCTGCCCATTGCCACCACGCGCGGCGACCGGCTGTTCATCGGCCTGATGGCCGCGGCCTGGGTCAACCTGGCCTACGTGGGGCTGGGCGAAAAGATGATGGACTGGTTCACGCTGGATGATCCGCCCACGGTGTGGATCAGCTTTGCGGCATCGATGCTGCTGCTGGCGTGGATCATGCGCAAGGGGTAA
- a CDS encoding ABC transporter substrate-binding protein, with protein MKLRRQAMAASIALIGWSVAWAGVPEAEKWVDSEFQPSSLSKDKQMAEMQWFIDAAAKLKAKGVNEINVVSETITTHEYESKTLARAFTEITGIKVNHDLIQEGDVVEKLQTSMQSGKSIYDGWISDSDLIGTHYRYGAILPLSDYMAGAGKDWTNPGLDLKDFIGTKFTTAPDGKLYQLPDQQFANVYWFRADWFARPDLREKFKAKYGYELGVPTNWSAYEDIADFFTNDVKELDGKKIYGHMDYGKKDPSLGWRFTDAWLSMAGAADKGLPNGMPVDEWGIRVADDKCTPVGASVERGGATNSPAAVYALTKYIDWMKKYAPPQAMGMTFSESGPVPAQGHIAQQIFWYTAFTADMTKKGLPVVNEDGTPKWRMAPSPYGPYWKDGMQNGYQDVGSWTFFKSTDPDRLAAAWLYAQFVTSKTVSLKKSITGLTFIRDSDIHSDYFTKNANRYGGLIEFYRSPARVAWTPTGNNVPDYPKLAQLWWKNVATAVTGEQTPQKAMDNLAEEMDRVMARLERAGMSHCAPKLNKKSDPSKWLSDQHAPWKKLANEKPQGQTIPYDQLLQAWKEGKVR; from the coding sequence ATGAAATTGCGCAGGCAAGCCATGGCGGCGAGCATCGCCCTGATCGGGTGGTCGGTCGCCTGGGCAGGAGTGCCCGAGGCCGAGAAATGGGTCGACTCCGAATTCCAGCCGTCGTCGCTGTCCAAAGACAAACAGATGGCCGAGATGCAATGGTTCATCGACGCCGCCGCCAAGCTCAAGGCCAAGGGCGTCAACGAGATCAACGTGGTGTCCGAGACCATCACCACCCACGAGTACGAGTCCAAGACGCTGGCGCGCGCCTTCACCGAGATTACCGGCATCAAGGTCAACCATGACCTGATCCAGGAAGGCGACGTTGTCGAAAAGCTGCAGACCTCGATGCAGTCGGGCAAGTCCATCTACGACGGCTGGATATCCGACTCGGACCTGATCGGCACGCACTACCGGTACGGCGCCATCCTGCCGCTGTCGGACTACATGGCGGGCGCGGGCAAAGACTGGACCAACCCCGGCCTGGACCTGAAGGATTTTATCGGCACCAAGTTCACCACCGCGCCGGACGGCAAGCTGTACCAGCTGCCCGACCAGCAGTTCGCCAACGTGTACTGGTTCCGCGCCGACTGGTTCGCGCGTCCGGACCTGCGCGAGAAATTCAAGGCCAAGTACGGCTACGAGCTGGGCGTGCCCACCAACTGGTCGGCCTACGAAGACATTGCCGATTTCTTCACCAACGACGTGAAGGAGCTCGACGGCAAGAAAATCTACGGCCACATGGACTACGGCAAGAAAGACCCGTCGCTGGGCTGGCGTTTCACCGACGCCTGGCTGTCGATGGCGGGCGCGGCCGACAAGGGCCTGCCCAACGGCATGCCGGTGGACGAATGGGGCATCCGCGTGGCCGACGACAAGTGCACGCCGGTGGGCGCGTCGGTAGAGCGGGGCGGGGCCACCAACAGCCCGGCCGCCGTCTATGCGCTGACCAAGTACATCGACTGGATGAAGAAGTACGCGCCGCCGCAGGCCATGGGCATGACGTTTTCTGAATCCGGGCCGGTGCCGGCGCAGGGCCATATCGCCCAGCAGATCTTCTGGTACACCGCCTTCACGGCCGACATGACCAAGAAGGGCCTGCCGGTGGTCAATGAAGACGGCACGCCCAAGTGGCGCATGGCGCCGTCGCCTTATGGCCCGTACTGGAAGGACGGTATGCAGAACGGCTACCAGGACGTGGGCTCATGGACTTTCTTCAAGTCCACCGACCCCGACCGCCTGGCCGCCGCCTGGCTGTACGCCCAGTTCGTCACGTCCAAGACGGTGTCGCTGAAGAAGTCCATCACCGGGCTGACCTTCATCCGCGACAGCGACATCCACAGCGACTATTTCACCAAGAACGCCAACCGCTACGGCGGCCTGATCGAGTTCTACCGCAGCCCGGCGCGGGTGGCCTGGACGCCCACCGGCAATAACGTGCCCGACTATCCCAAGCTGGCCCAGCTGTGGTGGAAGAACGTGGCCACGGCGGTCACGGGCGAACAGACGCCGCAGAAGGCCATGGACAACCTGGCCGAAGAGATGGACCGCGTGATGGCCCGCCTGGAGCGCGCCGGCATGAGCCACTGCGCGCCCAAGCTCAACAAGAAGAGCGATCCGTCGAAGTGGCTGTCCGACCAGCACGCGCCCTGGAAGAAACTGGCCAACGAAAAGCCGCAAGGCCAGACGATTCCGTACGACCAGCTGCTGCAGGCCTGGAAAGAAGGCAAGGTTCGCTGA